In the Nerophis ophidion isolate RoL-2023_Sa linkage group LG01, RoL_Noph_v1.0, whole genome shotgun sequence genome, one interval contains:
- the lcorl gene encoding uncharacterized protein lcorl isoform X1, with protein sequence MAAVPCSKCTAERKGFRRELDSWRYKLLHCVGFESILEGICGSMLTRDLKLFDGCEPKQVDDWSPEANCSFCNLALDKLSEQATPSALSSPSDVSPCQAPTMSESSQTAHRFLQAVFHKKDVSLGRDSNIPQIAQELMKKMIHQFAIEYASKCLIHTTPTRISPPDAPLDLTVSRPQGEEERQSNTDGVLDLSKNNGDSSTTTPLTATIKSSGCRPPSEEEASKDKQRKKLHKDRALDVVLSSLCPAHCSLLYQMLKLGHKERLLSSPDRVLTEANCCHRGGKSNSFHSLSDCGHRGCGSIMCHPRHAIPNRCISKFPFKDYQSVAQNNCCMQRCRMDTFTMVCRKSLHCISCQGLSLDPIHVVCPFESCAPICCKNHDPRSCSCAPNHTCSIQLKNTPQTGDADPPCPALRRQQSPSPPPLSPIPFDVDKMPDEMPPSLLHHTQDEAARVPVAEITNEIECRKNQSGTSLQDVVNRFSEKLDTIRPPERNPALAYPAIHLPEKEPLESSSISHNSQFHTDSHLTEIITTVLHTRSASDYNLSELFNRHDSQEPKSHNTRLRRRQKVLAALATPVDGTTTRRQSLQIKRDLAMYDLSYNRKKVAQAKKSQLKEVNAVNTSSTLLDSNVIHDVTGTKLNMHNPRVIVVPLSINSVFNKINDKIQTEERSAIKKDPTSPDLQSNRFEGRVVDATILENASGATNKCNDRPDRSHTSINDSHPDQKSPAKESRRSRRNIVPPQRFASYVTEPRKMFFVACFSESVFNQHTLKEEDLTSTTADALLKNVHVEHASLQSSKEEPSSCDLPQALDSANKEEHSSCNAESNEEPQTVAQTSPKRLSGSNTASRRLQYSNVGMTTRSATFANTHCKSPVQYTSPIKLMFVSQLTDKEGVKYRLKSVKSGSIAQVGEPFDPCKESSWAGTGETKQQKKAKYQSTTSPGNTVRPSPKSGSTTLANSPLLSLRSASRLKSDSVADNTPSLSPKSASSPTVPFSSPCKSTSSPPKSASSTPLKSCSKSPSSSPKSSSASGKSTTSPKLVSSSPRLGSRRSGESTPAENQRSPGDLQSFQETTPPKRRPGRPKKLGPHLEPKVKRPIGRPRKQKPEDAVLGTKANVPDVTDENVNKNLKITVVYGRSRRNKRMVSESFDKLETEFQDVWQEASLKNRLDVITKKSEINLSSSKMCSVDLCQMKETRSDHKCQKRDKVLPSRKPGRPAKVKISGISVTVTTVSPKQRKILIERSADRQMEKKALLPEFQTSKEPRKIGKHLQAEERREPQSVVSQNQLPNEPVAVRQSKRVSKPSIYFLHAVATATTRSYSHSNALLRRSKKLLLNKASHQRKQEEKVSRIERSGMKRQHCDRERKKISQELNRVAGVSVESIFAPEEAVRWWPASAEEKTMNQELARRIRFFSNSWVSKAVKKHEVDIEVKVDTEESKSSVVQTLFNCSPNKPRSCSLPQLCSWFMQTTETQSLAIVKKTSSRNPYEVMHFPHLLNKQGVKHQSPQAERLHRHLKKFAKTLPKSTVQFERAKRRRKKKTKEPLAIRNIKQRLLVTRMVSQGRLSQYQATRLRARARFLSPPVRKRWALKLKPSSSVKLKASNRRSEEVQSQRDPNISCNSPSVQSLKECRVFLKKIDKSPEEWDSWPLKANSRKSASAYVDRELLGDFKAVKTRRVKANGGTADAAPEALQMAGNKSPSGRQKEGPHDPPPVKRLRQSRMKGLSGPRWRDFVLGS encoded by the exons ATGTGTCCCTGGGCCGCGATTCCAACATTCCTCAGATCGCCCAGGAGCTGATGAAGAAGATGATACACCAGTTCGCCATAGAGTATGCATCCAAGTGCCTAATCCACACCACGCCAACAAGGATATCCCCGCCTGATGCCCCCTTGGACCTGACAGTGAGCCGACCTCAGGGCGAAGAAGAAAGGCAATCTAATACTG ATGGCGTGCTTGACCTCTCCAAAAACAACGGTGACAGCTCCACAACAACTCCATTAACAGCCACCATAAAATCCTCGGG CTGCCGACCGCCTTCAGAGGAGGAAGCATCGAAAGATAAACAGCGGAAGAAGCTTCATAAGGACCGGGCACTGGATGTTGTCCTTAGCTCTCTCTGCCCAGCACACTGTTCCTTACTCTACCAGATGCTGAAGTTAGGACACAAGGAAAGATTGCTCTCCTCCCCTGATCGAGTCTTAACGGAAGCGAACTGCTGTCACCGCGGAGGGAAGAGCAACTCCTTCCACTCTTTGTCCGATTGTGGTCACCGAGGCTGCGGAAGCATAATGTGCCATCCGAGACACGCGATACCCAATCGTTGCATTTCTAAATTCCCGTTTAAGGACTATCAAAGTGTTGCTCAAAACAACTGCTGTATGCAAAGGTGCAGAATGGACACGTTCACTATGGTTTGCCGCAAGAGTCTGCACTGTATTTCCTGCCAAGGTCTGTCATTAGACCCCATCCACGTTGTCTGTCCCTTCGAGTCTTGCGCTCCAATCTGCTGCAAGAATCACGACCCCCGCTCTTGTTCATGTGCTCCAAACCACACCTGTTCGATACAGCTGAAGAACACTCCACAGACAGGAGATGCAGACCCCCCTTGTCCAGCCCTGAGAAGGCAGCAAAGCCCTTCTCCTCCCCCGCTCTCTCCAATCCCTTTTGATGTTGATAAGATGCCAGATGAAATGCCGCCTTCCCTGCTTCACCACACACAAGACGAGGCGGCCCGAGTTCCAGTCGCAGAAATAACAAATGAGATAGAGTGCAGAAAGAACCAAAGTGGAACTTCACTGCAAGATGTTGTCAATCGCTTCAGTGAGAAACTTGACACCATTAGACCTCCAGAGAGGAACCCAGCTCTGGCCTACCCAGCCATCCATCTGCCGGAAAAGGAGCCGCTGGAGTCCTCTTCCATCAGTCATAACTCACAATTTCACACAGATAGCCATCTGACCGAAATCATCACTACTGTTCTTCACACACGCAGCGCCAGTGACTATAACCTCAGCGAACTGTTCAATCGCCACGATAGCCAAGAACCCAAGTCGCACAACACACGCTTGCGTCGACGCCAGAAAGTTCTGGCAGCTTTGGCGACCCCGGTTGATGGTACTACAACCCGAAGGCAAAGCCTGCAAATTAAACGAGACCTTGCGATGTATGACCTTTCATACAATCGAAAAAAGGTGGCACAGGCAAAGAAATCCCAATTAAAAGAAGTTAATGCAGTAAACACATCAAGCACTTTGTTGGACTCGAATGTCATTCATGATGTAACAGGAACTAAGTTGAATATGCACAATCCAAGAGTAATCGTGGTACCATTAAGTATTAACTCTGTTTTCAACAAAATCAATGATAAAATACAAACAGAGGAAAGATCCGCGATTAaaaaagacccaacctccccaGACCTGCAGAGCAACAGGTTTGAAGGCAGGGTTGTTGATGCCACGATTCTTGAAAATGCTAGCGGTGCCACCAATAAATGTAACGATAGACCAGATAGAAGCCATACCAGCATTAATGACAGTCATCCAGATCAGAAATCCCCTGCAAAAGAGTCAAGGCGATCCAGGAGGAACATAGTCCCTCCACAACGATTTGCCTCTTACGTCACAGAACCCAGGAAGATGTTCTTCGTAGCTTGCTTCTCTGAAAGCGTCTTCAACCAGCACACACTCAAAGAAGAGGACCTCACATCAACCACCGCCGATGCCTTATTGAAAAATGTGCATGTTGAGCATGCTTCACTGCAGTCCTCAAAAGAGGAACCTTCCTCATGTGACCTCCCCCAGGCTTTAGACTCTGCCAATAAAGAAGAACACAGTTCATGCAATGCAGAATCCAATGAGGAACCCCAAACTGTAGCACAAACATCTCCAAAAAGACTATCTGGCTCAAATACTGCATCGAGAAGACTCCAGTACTCAAATGTGGGGATGACTACCAGGTCTGCAACTTTTGCTAACACTCATTGTAAGTCTCCGGTCCAGTACACAAGCCCAATAAAGTTAATGTTTGTATCACAGTTAACAGACAAAGAAGGCGTCAAATATCGACTTAAATCCGTAAAGTCTGGATCAATTGCACAAGTAGGGGAACCCTTTGACCCGTGCAAAGAGTCCTCCTGGGCTGGTACAGGAGAGACGAAGCAACAAAAGAAAGCAAAGTATCAGTCAACTACCTCGCCTGGTAACACTGTACGCCCATCTCCAAAGTCAGGTTCTACTACACTAGCGAATTCCCCTCTCTTGTCACTTAGGTCCGCTTCCCGTCTCAAATCAGATTCAGTAGCAGACAACACTCCTTCCTTATCACCCAAGTCTGCTTCCTCACCAACTGTGCCTTTCTCATCTCCATGTAAGTCCACCTCTTCCCCACCAAAGTCAGCTTCGTCTACTCCACTTAAGTCATGTTCTAAGTCGCCCTCCTCGTCACCAAAGTCATCATCAGCGTCTGGTAAATCCACTACTTCACCCAAACTCGTGTCGTCATCCCCTAGACTCGGCTCCAGAAGATCAGGAGAAAGTACTCCAGCTGAGAACCAAAGATCACCAGGCGACTTGCAGTCTTTCCAAGAAACAACTCCCCCCAAAAGACGTCCAGGCCGTCCAAAGAAACTTGGGCCGCATCTGGAGCCGAAAGTAAAGAGACCGATCGGTCGACCGCGAAAGCAGAAGCCAGAAGATGCTGTACTTGGGACGAAAGCAAACGTTCCTGATGTAACTGATGAGAATGTCAATAAGAACCTCAAAATAACAGTAGTCTATGGCCGTTCAAGAAGAAACAAACGAATGGTGTCAGAGAGCTTCGATAAACTTGAGACTGAATTCCAAGACGTCTGGCAAGAAGCAAGTCTGAAAAACAGATTGGATGTAATAACAAAAAAGTCTGAGATCAACCTAAGTAGTTCTAAAATGTGTTCAGTTGACCTCTGTCAAATGAAAGAGACCAGGAGTGACCATAAATGCCAGAAAAGAGATAAAGTGTTACCGTCAAGAAAACCTGGTAGACCTGCAAAAGTTAAGATCTCTGGAATCTCGGTAACCGTGACCACGGTGTCACCAAAGCAAAGGAAGATTTTGATTGAGCGGTCTGCTGATAGACAAATGGAAAAGAAAGCACTCCTGCCAGAATTCCAAACTTCCAAAGAGCCCAGGAAAATTGGCAAACACTTGCAAGCAGAGGAACGAAGAGAACCCCAGAGTGTGGTAAGTCAGAACCAACTGCCTAATGAGCCGGTGGCCGTCCGTCAGTCAAAGAGAGTGAGCAAGCCGTCCATCTATTTCTTGCACGCTGTTGCCACCGCCACAACTAGATCATACAGTCACAGTAACGCTCTGTTGCGGCGTTCCAAAAAACTTCTGCTCAACAAGGCCAGCCACCAAAGGAAACAAGAAGAGAAGGTGAGTAGAATAGAACGTTCTGGAATGAAAAGGCAACACTGTGACCGAGAGAGGAAGAAAATCTCTCAAGAACTTAACCGAGTGGCAGGTGTTTCTGTGGAATCAATCTTCGCTCCGGAGGAAGCGGTCCGCTGGTGGCCGGCGTCCGCCGAAGAAAAGACCATGAACCAGGAGCTTGCCAGGCGGATCCGCTTTTTCTCCAACTCCTGGGTCTCTAAGGCAGTGAAGAAACATGAAGTAGACATTGAAGTCAAAGTAGACACAGAAGAAAGCAAGTCTTCGGTGGTTCAAACGCTGTTCAACTGCAGCCCAAATAAACCCAGGTCATGTAGTTTGCCACAGCTGTGCTCCTGGTTCATGCAAACCACAGAAACACAGTCCTTGGCCATTGTCAAGAAGACAAGCTCTCGCAACCCTTACGAAGTCATGCACTTCCCGCACTTGCTAAACAAGCAAGGCGTCAAGCATCAAAGTCCTCAGGCTGAACGGCTTCACAGACACCTCAAGAAGTTCGCCAAGACTCTGCCCAAAAGCACCGTCCAGTTTGAACGAGctaaaaggaggaggaagaagaaaaccAAGGAGCCTCTGGCCATCCGAAACATTAAACAACGACTCCTCGTTACCAGGATGGTGAGCCAAGGACGCCTCAGCCAATACCAAGCCACACGACTTCGGGCAAGGGCACGATTCTTGTCCCCGCCGGTGAGAAAGAGGTGGGCACTAAAACTCAAACCTTCATCCAGTGTAAAATTGAAGGCGTCAAACCGACGATCAGAAGAAGTCCAATCCCAGCGAGACCCAAACATCTCCTGTAACTCCCCGAGTGTACAGTCACTGAAGGAATGCAGAGTATTCTTGAAAAAAATTGACAAATCCCCTGAGGAGTGGGACTCTTGGCCTTTGAAAGCAAATTCCAGGAAGTCCGCCTCTGCGTACGTGGACAGAGAGCTGCTGGGAGATTTTAAAGCTGTGAAAACAAGGAGGGTGAAAGCCAATGGCGGGACTGCAGATGCCGCACCTGAAGCGCTCCAGATGGCGGGGAATAAAAGCCCTTCAGGGAGGCAGAAGGAAGGTCCTCATGATCCACCACCAGTTAAAAGGCTGCGACAATCGCGGATGAAGGGCTTAAGTGGACCAAGGTGGCGCGACTTTGTCTTGG GAAGCTAG